In Cyclopterus lumpus isolate fCycLum1 chromosome 17, fCycLum1.pri, whole genome shotgun sequence, a genomic segment contains:
- the saga gene encoding S-antigen; retina and pineal gland (arrestin) a, translated as MSPRNVVFKKMCKDKSVGVYMGRRDFVDHVDSVDPVDGVILIDPEALRGKKVFVTLSCTFRYGRDDMDVMGIAFRRELYLCTRQVYPPLQDREQGIHTTTQAKLLRKLGDNAYPFFFEFPDNLPCSVALQPSPHDVGKQCAVEFEVKAFSGERQDAKTHKRSSVKLMIRKVQYAPQIEGLAPSVETSRDLVMSDKALHVKASLDKETYYHGETVKVHVSVTNNSSKNIKNIIVSVDQVATVVLYSNDSYAKSVAIEEPGDSVSPGATLHKVYKLLPVLANNRERRGIAVDGKLKHEDTNLASSSIIKDGVLKEVMGIMVSYRIMVKLIVGGLMGSSEVGLQVPFKLMHPKPDAVKESEMEEEMEFQEFQRSDLKGMKNDEDEDGNVSGGDDIAPKEK; from the exons ATGAGTCCAAGAAATGTGGTTTTCAAGAAGATGTGCAAGGACAAGTCG GTCGGGGTCTACATGGGGAGGAGAGACTTCGTGGACCACGTGGACTCTGTGGACCCAGTGG ATGGCGTCATCCTCATCGATCCCGAGGCTCTGCGGGGGAAGAAAG TGTTCGTCACCCTGTCCTGCACCTTTCGGTACGGCAGAGACGACATGGACGTGATGGGGATCGCCTTCCGCCGGGAGCTGTACCTGTGCACCCGCCAGGTGTACCCGCCCCTTCAAGACCGCGAGCAGGGCATCCACACCACGACGCAGGCCAAGCTGCTGCGCAAGCTGGGAGACAACGCCTACCCGTTCTTCTTCGAG TTCCCTGACAATCTGCCTTGCTCAGTGGCCCTCCAGCCATCGCCCCACGACGTCGGCAAG CAATGTGCCGTCGAGTTCGAGGTCAAAGCGTTCAGCGGCGAGCGCCAAGACGCCAAGACGCACAAACG GAGCTCCGTGAAGCTGATGATCAGGAAGGTCCAGTACGCCCCCCAGATCGAGGGTCTGGCTCCCAGTGTGGAGACCAGCAGAGACTTGGTGATGTCGGACAAGGCGCTGCATGTGAAGGCCAGCCTGGACAAAGAG ACGTACTACCACGGGGAGACCGTCAAGGTGCACGTCAGCGTCACAAACAACTCCAGCAAGAACATCAAGAACATCATCGTCTCTG TGGACCAGGTGGCCACGGTGGTGCTGTACTCCAACGACAGCTACGCCAAATCTGTGGCCATCGAGGAACCGGG GGATTCAGTGTCTCCTGGAGCGACCCTGCACAAGGTCTACAAGCTGCTTCCTGTGCTGGCCAACAAcagggagaggaggggcatcGCTGTGGACGGCAAGCTGAAGCATGAAGACACCAACCTGGCGTCATCCAGCAT TATCAAGGACGGTGTGCTGAAGGAAGTTATGGGGATCATGGTTTCATACAGAATCATGGTGAAGCTCATCGTTGGAGG GCTGATGGGATCAAG TGAGGTCGGCCTGCAAGTTCCCTTCAAGCTGATGCATCCCAAACCTGATGCAG TGAAGGAGAG tgagatggaggaggagatggagttcCAGGAGTTCCAGCGCTCCGACCTGAAGGGGATGAAGAATGACGAGGACGAAGATGGAAACGTGTCGGGTGGCGACGACATTGCGCccaaagagaaataa
- the LOC117747054 gene encoding inner ear-specific collagen gives MFKPDPAGEEGSGVEPNTYNMSGPESSESSESSESSESSESSQSTRTTRSPQAHWSPVARMGKMAPGGPWPPGGNMSSEAPWPPGGNMSSEAPWPPGGNMSDVQPVAPWSPVNMSVMPPILGDPDPMTSFCDMLLNSPVPPPIDQIPLFCICSHCKGTVGPKGDRGDRGLPGAPGSPGRRGMTGFAGPPGFTGHQGMKGQKGDLGEKGPAGAVGFTGMKGQRGFKGEKGNEGMEGQPGSQGPIGESGTCPASCESLPGPSGEQGVPGPAGTRGLPGVLGPMGPKGIMGNKGDMGMLGDPGMTGQKGDQGEQGMCECTDGADGADGKQGEKGAAGDKGHTGVQGPIGLKGQEGSMGLMGVPGPCSPAIKSAFSASMNQSFPAPNWPVPFPRVILNMPAHFNPLMGMYTAPINGTYVFTFNLAVRRKPLKVGLFRNFFSVIKVTEGTDQSTTSQTVVLHLTMGEMVWLQVKDDTTNGIFTSDESSSTFSGYLMYPDSCEMLRGRQHKPVPTFNPNDFGKVWVSNNSTPTPTPTPKP, from the exons ATGTTTAAACCCGACCCCGCTGGTGAGGAGGGCAGTGGGGTCGAACCCAACACCTACAACATGTCCGGCCCCGAGTCCTCCGAGTCCTCCGAGTCCTCCGAGTCATCCGAGTCCTCCGAGTCCTCACAGTCGACTCGGACGACTCGGAGTCCTCAGGCTCACTGGTCACCCGTCGCCCGCATGGGCAAAATGGCCCCTGGGGGACCCTGGCCACCAGGTGGCAACATGAGTAGTGAGGCTCCCTGGCCACCAGGTGGCAACATGAGTAGTGAGGCTCCCTGGCCACCAGGTGGCAACATGAGTGATGTGCAGCCCGTGGCACCGTGGTCACCCGTCAACATGAGCGTTATGCCCCCGATCCTCGGAGACCCCGACCCGATGACTTCCTTCTGCGACATGCTGTTGAACTCGCCGGTGCCGCCGCCCATCGACCAGATTCCCCTCTTCTGCATCTGTTCGCACTGTAAAGGCACCGTGGGGCCCAAAGGAGACCGAGGAGACCGGGGCCTTCCAG GTGCACCTGGGAGTCCTGGGAGAAGAGGAATGACGGGGTTCGCTGGTCCTCCAGGATTCACCGGGCATCAAGGGATGAAGG GTCAGAAGGGAGACCTGGGGGAGAAAGGGCCAGCCGGCGCTGTCGGCTTCACCGGCATGAAGGGCCAGCGGGGCTTCAAAG GAGAGAAAGGGAACGAAGGAATGGAAGGCCAACCAGGCTCACAGGGCCCCATAGGCGAATCTGGTACATGCCCCGCCTCCTGTGAGAGTCTACCAGGTCCCTCTGGCGAACAAGGAGTCCCTGGACCAGCCGGAACCCGGGGTCTGCCTGGGGTCCTGGGACCTATGGGACCCAAGGGTATAATGGGCAACAAAGGCGACATGGGTATGCTCGGTGACCCCGGGATGACCGGCCAGAAGGGTGACCAAGGTGAGCAGGGGATGTGTGAGTGCACGGATGGGGCAGACGGCGCTGATgggaaacaaggagaaaaggGAGCTGCAGGGGACAAAGGTCACACTGGTGTTCAGGGCCCCATTGGGCTAAAAGGCCAAGAGGGCAGTATGGGTCTCATGGGGGTGCCTGGGCCTTGCTCCCCGGCCATCAAATCAGCATTCTCTGCATCTATGAACCAGTCGTTTCCTGCTCCAAACTGGCCTGTTCCTTTCCCACGCGTCATCCTCAACATGCCGGCGCACTTCAACCCATTGATGGGCATGTACACTGCCCCCATCAACGGCACCTACGTCTTCACCTTCAACCTGGCCGTCAGGAGAAAGCCTCTTAAGGTTGGCCTGTTCCGAAACTTCTTCTCCGTAATCAAAGTAACAGAAGGAACCgaccagtccaccaccagccaGACCGTCGTCCTCCACCTCACCATGGGGGAGATGGTGTGGCTGCAGGTGAAGGACGACACCACCAACGGCATCTTCACCAGTGATGAGAGCAGCAGCACGTTCTCCGGGTATCTGATGTACCCCGACTCCTGCGAAATGCTCCGAGGACGGCAGCATAAACCAGTACCGACATTTAATCCGAACGACTTTGGGAAAGTTTGGGTTTCTAACAACAGcaccccaacccccacccccacccctaaGCCCtaa
- the proca gene encoding vitamin K-dependent protein C, translating to MSRLFLCVSVIVALWSAAALSLSVLVLVLPYPASLQGVKQYLLDLERAEALVLEEEELPGAEFSSLWSSNCRFKAAVFSNPPEAHMLLRSRRANSFLEELKPASMERECVEERCDFEEAREIFRTREATLEFWTVYTDGNQCLSSVCVHGFCVDQYQDYACRCNHGYEGKYCDQPLTDTNCSLDNGGCDHECWESEDGLGRSCSCLGGFKLHADSKRCEPKGLSSCGRLLINRSSFTKPRDGLLPWMVGGEVGKKGESPWQALLLDARGSFHCGGVLIDENWVLTAAHCLENNFRFRVRLGDYERHRDEGTEVTLKVIRTFKHPHYESRTVDNDIALMRLETPAPFSQYVVPACLPGRDMAERVLHLNGTLTVVTGWGKQGMDDTTFSSALNVIRVPLVDRGLCSRQMTNNISDNVLCAGVLGQRTDACEGDSGGPMVALYRDTWFLVGLVSWGEGCGRGDKLGVYTKVSNYNEWIRGVQEDWDKGHNPQPPRV from the exons ATGTCCCGCCTCTTCCTCTGCGTGTCCGTCATCGTCGCTTTGTGGTCGGCGGCGGCACTCAGTCTGTCAG tcctggttctggttctcccgtacCCCGCTTCCCTCCAGGGGGTCAAGCAATACCTCCTGGATCTCGAGAGAGCAGAAGCTCtggtcctggaggaggaggagctgccggGAGCTGagttctcctccctctggagcTCCAACTGCAGGTTCAAGGCAGCAG TGTTCTCCAACCCTCCGGAGGCCCACATGCTGCTCCGCTCCCGGCGGGCCAACTCCttcctggaggagctgaagccGGCGTCCATGGAGCGCGAGTGTGTGGAGGAACGCTGTGACTTTGAAGAAGCCCGAGAGATCTTCAGGACCAGGGAGGCGACC CTGGAGTTCTGGACCGTGTACACAG ATGGGAACCAGTGCCTCTCCAGCGTGTGCGTTCACGGGTTCTGCGTGGATCAGTACCAGGACTACGCCTGCCGCTGTAACCATGGATACGAGGGCAAATACTGCGACCAGC CTCTGACAGACACCAACTGCTCGCTGGACAACGGCGGCTGCGACCACGAGTGCTGGGAGAGCGAGGACGGCCTggggaggagctgcagctgcctGGGCGGCTTCAAGCTGCACGCCGACTCCAAGAGGTGCGAACccaaag GGCTCTCGTCTTGCGGCCGGCTGCTGATCAACAGGTCGTCCTTCACCAAACCGAGAGACGGCCTGCTGCCCTGGAtggtgggaggggaggtgggcAAGAAGGGGGAGAGTCCCTGGCAG GCGCTGCTGCTGGACGCCAGAGGGAGCTTCCACTGCGGCGGCGTCCTGATCGATGAGAACTGGGTGCTGACCGCCGCCCACTGCCTCGAGAACAACTTCCGGTTCAGGGTGCGACTGG GTGACTACGAGCGCCACAGAGACGAGGGCACCGAGGTGACCCTGAAGGTCATCAGGACCTTCAAGCACCCGCACTACGAAAGCCGGACGGTGGACAACGACATCGCCCTGATGCGCCTGGAGACGCCCGCCCCCTTCTCCCAGTACGTCGTCCCCGCTTGCCTGCCGGGCCGCGACATGGCGGAGCGGGTGCTGCACCTGAACGGCACCCTCACCGTGGTGACCGGCTGGGGCAAGCAGGGCATGGACGACACCACCTTCAGCTCGGCGCTCAACGTCATCCGGGTCCCGCTGGTGGACCGCGGCCTCTGCTCCCGCCAGATGACCAACAACATCTCCGACAACGTCCTCTGCGCCGGGGTCCTCGGGCAGCGGACGGACGCCTGCGAGGGGGACAGCGGCGGCCCGATGGTGGCGCTGTACCGAGACACCTGGTTCCTGGTCGGCCTGGTGTCCTGGGGGGAGGGCTGCGGCCGGGGGGACAAGCTGGGCGTCTACACCAAGGTGTCCAACTACAACGAGTGGATCCGCGGCGTGCAGGAGGACTGGGACAAAGGACACAACCCACAACCCCCCAGAGTCTGA
- the dusp28 gene encoding dual specificity phosphatase 28 has product MLQLCKVTSALFISNARSACSDELLQQEAVTLCINVSKKQPFPGSAAVAKLRVPVYDDPAEDLYAHFDRCADAIQREAELGGRGVVYCKNGRSRSAAVCAAYLMKHRGLSLGDALQKVKTARHEIDPNSGFRSQLQRYEQELKKRRGR; this is encoded by the exons ATGCTGCAGCTGTGCAAAGTCACCAGCGCGCTGTTCATCAGCAACGCCCGCTCGGCCTGCAGCGACgagctcctccagcaggaggCGGTGACGCTCTGCATCAACGTGTCCAAGAAGCAGCCGTTCCCCGGCTCCGCCGCCGTGGCCAAGCTGCGGGTGCCCGTCTACGACGACCCCGCCGAGGACCTGTACGCCCACTTCGACCGCTGCGCCGACGCCATCCAGAGGGAGGCGGAGCTCGGGGGCCGCGGCGTCGTGTACTGCAAGAACGGCCGCAGCCGCTCGGCCGCCGTGTGCGCCGCCTACCTGATGAAGCACCGCGGGCTGTCGCTCGGCGACGCGCTGCAG AAAGTGAAGACGGCTCGTCACGAGATCGATCCGAACTCCGGCTTCCGGTCTCAGCTGCAGAGATACGAgcaggagctgaagaagagacgaggacgg